The following nucleotide sequence is from Aedes aegypti strain LVP_AGWG chromosome 3, AaegL5.0 Primary Assembly, whole genome shotgun sequence.
atggaaatcctagaggaactcctgataaagtcctaggaagaactccttatggaatccctTGGGAACTCGTAatgaaatgccaaaaacgactTCTGTTGTTttgccctgtaggaattcctaattgaatcccttttggaactcctgataaaatccttagaagaactcctgatggaaatccttggGAACTCCTATTAAAAGACtcaggggaactcctgatggaattcctatagaaactcttgatagaatcccagaaggaattccaggtggaatgtcTAAGAAAATGCTTATGAAACCTCTGAACGAACTCTTCTTGAAATCCCCAGGAGAATTCCTGATGTACTTTTCAGAAGAGATCCTGATGTTAGAAGAAGATGTCCgtagaagaaacttctgatacaaTCCCTCGAGtatccaggtgaaatctctgaagaaacttctgatacaatctctagaggaactcctgatggaatctctaagggaactcctgttaaaatttctgaagaatttaatgatcatttctgaaaaaaatcctgacggaatccggaggaactcctgatggaaccctagtaggaattcctaaagatattcttgcaggaactccagatgaaatcattggaggaactcctgatggaatcccttaaagaattccctatggaatcactacaggaactcctgatgaaatccctggagggattcctgataaaattcctgacggaactcctgatagaatgcctagagaaattccttatgatatccctagaaaatcctgatggaattcttaggtgacctcctgatataaactctggaagaagtcctaatagaatctcggaagaaatgctagctgaaatctcggaagaaatgctagctggaatctctgaaggaactcttggtggaatttctagaggaactcctgatgaaatcctcaaaagaactctaatggtagccctaaaggtacttctaatagaatccctattggaattcctgagagaatcccaggaggaatccttgtagaaatataaagatattgttggaggaactcctgatagagtcccgatgaaatctctagatgaacTCCTCATGAAATTGTTGGGTCAAAAAATGTTGGGAACCACTGCCCTAGAGCAACGACGGACAGAGTGGAGGAATGgacaggtggaatctctgaaatatctcCGAATgcaggagaaacttctgatgcaatccctagttgagttccaggtgcaatctctgaaagaactcctgatcgaagctctgaaggaattccaggtggaatccctagacgaacatctgatgaaacccccagaagaattcttgatggaattcctagaggaacttgtgatggaatccctagaggaacttctgatgaaaccTTCATCATGAAGGAACTGCTGAATGAAACCTTCATGAAATTTATGATTCAATCTTTAGAAGTTCCTGATGGAATGTCTGGATGAAATCGTGTTTAATTCCttagaataactcctgattctAGAGGCCTTCATTAGCCGAGGgatcagagtccgcggctacaaagcaaaaccttgctgaaggtttcttgtttaaatttccggtcggtccagaatctttttgtaatggaaatattcttgacatccctgggcatagagtatcatcgtacctgccacacgatatacaaatgcgaaaatggcagctttgacaaagaaggctctcagttaatatctgtggaaatgcccattgaactctaagctgaggagcaggctctgtcccaaaaAGGACGTaacgtcaagaagaagaagaactcctgattctcagaggaatcactgatggaatccctgtaggaactcctgatagaatctcatgAGGAATTCTAGTTGAACTTTCGGaaggaatttataaaagaattcttacaggaacttcttgttaaatcactggacaaaatgttgattaaatttctggaagaacacctggtagaattttgaaggagttttggaagaattccttaagatagaggattacctggagaaattcctggtacaattcctgatggaatcaatgtAGTACAAATCCAGGTACAATCCATGGATGGATTTTTCGAATCACAGGTGAGACTGCTGTTGgattctctgaagatatttctggagaaattggttgaggaataattaaagaatccATGGTGAATTTGCTGAAGAAAAAGGTTAGAGATAGTTGGAAACGATAGTAAAAtgtatagaaacaactcaagaacgtgcatttgatagatcactatggcaccgacgctgcgtaaattcacgcattttgactttccacccatctgcatcggaaGTTCATGGaacgtcgaagcttcaatttgacatgatgacgtcggtgttcgtgcaacatccccacagacggtacgatcggttcgtcgaacatttggctccgcccaccggtggtttgagcaaaatcaaactcgtttgattttggccgaccgattcgtcaaccgtcaagttggtttcacaaactgtcaaattggttcgtcaagcagcctcacacacggtcaaacatagcaccaacatgagcatcgacctggggggcggagtcaatgttggtcaaaccgtctgagcgtctgtggggtgcattATGAGTTCTATTCGAGTTTGTACCGATTTTCGCTTTCTCGCGTTCGGTTACGAATTCCAGGGATTGCGCTCATTCCAGTACGGTTCGGCTGTCAGTTAGCATTCGGTTACTGTCATATTTTCTGATGGAGTTTTAGAAATAAGTTTTGATTAAACTCATGACAAAATTCTCGAACTTGTATTCAAAGGAATTTTATTCGAGTTTGGGAACATGAAATAAACATATAGCATTCCTAATGGTAtgttttacgaattttctcttTAAATTCTTTATAAACTATTGAAATTCACTTAGGATTTAGTTAAGTGACAtcttgagcaaaaaaactgatgTTTAAGGGACAGATCAAGGGATGTTAAGTAGACATccttgaaaattgtgacattattctttaaaaaattaaatCTGTTGATATTCTGAAGAATGAACattatgttttttatttaaaaaataatttgttcgttgaaaataaaacatgtttttgttaaattctcattttttattgaacatcatttttttttagaaaataccTGAGAATTGCTCGAGATATCAAATCCAACATTCTGAATGagattttgtgttttatttcatttaagaATTGTGCTGGAAATGAGTTCAAGAAATTTTATCAGATTAGAAACATAGAAAGAATATTTTTGTGGCATTCATATTCAGGGAATCtattaaaaaatgttcataAGTTCTTCCAAAAGTTACCTTAACACCTATTATATTCGACGCTTTAACTTCAAATTCTTGCAACAATATTTCCTCAAGATCTTACATTGTTATCCAGGTAAGAAATCAAAGTTCGTgggaatgtttcaattttttttttctagaaataaaGTAGAGTTAAAAACAccttcatgattcactttggcattgaGTATTTTTTATACTAAACTTCTTGACGATACCAATCAAAAGACAGTGAAAAGGGTTGAGACATTTAAATTAGTTTCATTAAGTAATCTCATGACAGGTCATGATTCTGATGTCAGTAATATTATATTAAAGCATCTCTTACTATAATCTACAGGTATCACAACCAAATCCTATTCGTATGACGAAAACAGATTCTTATATAAATCTAAAATAATCCTAGAGGCGCCATCATTTGTAAGCGGTTATAACAGATTTACATTTTGGTTGAAGTCCTTCGACTGAGATGCCTTTATGTACATCGTTTCGTAACCGGTAGTCTTGTCTGGACACTTGTGATCCAGTGTGTTTGTGTCCTTTGACTCGTTTGATTCTGAAATAGTTTGGAAATTTAGATTTAATAAATGGTTCGTAATATGTTAATAATCGCAAATTATGATACTTACCATCGGTTTTCTCAAACATCACATAGAGGATGGCAACGACTGGTTGCTCCAACAGAAGGAATAGAACCAGCGCCATCGAATAGGATAGCACAGCTATGGTAATTGTATGGGTTAGctagaaatatatttgagaattAAGACGTTTCAACTTgaacaaataataaaaattattatgtACCATTGTTGTAACGTTAACATGGAACGGCGTCCGCGTACTATGAAGTATCAATCGCAGTACAGCCAAATGGCACAGATAGGCTGAGTAAGTTAGTCGTCCCAGTGACTCAAAGATGGGATGGTTCAGAACTCTAGTCAACATTGGCACTGCCCCAAAGATGAGACCCAGCAGACCAATGCCGTTCAAAATGCCCCAGGAACACATTGACAGTGGAAAATAAATCGACATCCAGAGGGATGGTTTTGGGAAATCGTTCCAGTAGAACACCGCGTTGAGGAGAAGTGTACCAATGCAGATGGGAACCAACAGGAACCAAGCGACGAAAGACCACTGAAATGAAGGGAAATTGATGAAACTGTGATCGAGCACTGAAACGAGTGATTACCTTTTTCTGGCTAAGATCAAAGTTTTTCCTTCGAAGATGTAGGTATAGCATCCCCGTAATCATCCCGATTAGATAGTTGCCAAGATTGATTGGAACAGATGCGGCTGTGACTGTGAAGCTCTTATCAAATGCGTAGAAAAATCTTCGATATCTAAGGTGGGGCGTAACAGAATGTTAACTTTCGTTTTGAAATTGCTCATTACTTGTTTTACTTACTGAACTGCATCTATATAAGTTCCTTCCTGTTTGCTGTTGTAAACGACAACTGCCGGCCAGATAACagccgctgtcattgccattgCAAGAAGAGATTTGGTATACCTTCTGAATCTGATGATAGCTAGCAACAGCAACATtcctaaaataaaaagctgGAAATCGCAGCCCAAATACCATGTCTGATCCATGCACtgagaaacaaaaacaaaatataagtaacaataacaaatttaaacaattttagAATTTACCAGCCTAACAGGAAAATTGTTAATGTACAGCAGATTGACCCACCAAGTCTCCCGACAGAGAGACCGGTCATTCTCTGCTCTCACTTTCCACCAGGGTCCATCCTGAAGCTTTGGGTACCAAGTGGCAGTGATCAAAATCATGAGAGCGTGAGCAGGCGTCAATCGGATGTAGCGATAACAGATACCCTTCAACAGAACCAATAATCCGGGAGCTTTGGCTATTTTGGCTTCATTTTCCATTATCGTAACCGACAACATGAATGCTCCAAAAAGGAAGAACGTCTGCACGATTCTGGTTCCTTCAAATTCCAGCATTTCCAAAAGTTCGTGACTTTGCTAATGATTGTGAATATGGATGAAATTATTTCGAAAACGACTGATAACAATGATAATTTACCTTTTCAACTTCGAGTCCATTCTGAATAGCGATATAAAAGTAGGAGGCATAAATATGACCCCACATGACTCCAAACAATGTAAGAAATCGGAAGCCTTGAATAACTCGAAGCTCCCTGCTTCTTTCCGATTGTGAACGATACGTCAGTCGATGCCAATTCCTTAGTATGGAGAATGAGGCGAGTAATTTGTTTCCTGTTGATCAGTAAACGTGTTATTATCTTATGCATACAAAAGGTTACACAATACTTACTTCGGCTATCCAAATCCTTTTTGTAGTGTTCAACGTCATGACTGTAGTTGAGGGATTTATCGTAGTAACTGGATGTTATCACCATCATCAACAGAATCATAATTACAACCAGGCAAAATTGGTCCAGTAAGTCTGAGGATGAAATAACAGTTGAATCGAAATTTAATATTGTAATCCTAACCATCCTTACCGATTTGCATAGTTTCGTTACTTTTGTCACAAGATTCAACTTCAGTATACCCCTTTAAACCGTAGTTTGCATTTAAGTTGTAGTTAACACAGATGTCCACCATGTCCGAGTACAACTCTTTGTACACTGGCAAATCCTTGAGCAGAGGAACGTCGAGAATATACTAAAATGGGGAGTTGATGAATGGTAGTTAAGATAATAGACTTAAAATACTCACATCAAAATTGATTGGGAACTTTTGTACCCTCTGTGCTTGCCTTTCGGCTTCGGGCAAGCTTCGAACTAACCTTTCACATTTACTCATACAAATACCACGCTCCAAAAGTGCGTGGTTCTCGTGTATTTTGTAATCTTTTGAAACATCCTGAGAAGTGGCGTATCATTACGTCATAATATCATTAAATGTACAACATTTGAGTCAACTACTAACCTCAATCAGATGCCAAAGGTCGGAGCTGTTGTCCGGACGGATGACAACTCGTACCATACAAAAGGTGCTGATCTCTCCTCGGGGTTTGTCTTCCATGCATTGATCATAGTCGTCAATTTCGGACATCTTTGGCATACGATGGTACTGTGAATCTGACGGATAGGAGTTTGATCACGGGTGggtattttcaatttgaatatgtTGAAATATCTTACCTTCGATGAATTCAGAGCTACCAAAACCATCCACCAAGAGTGCAACCGATAGGAGCAATAATCCAACACATTTCATAATCAATGTCAACTGGTTGTCACGTAGAAAAGCTGAAACAACAGATTGTTGCTTTGTTTACTTCCATACAATATTTTATTTCGTTAGGTCAAAATGACCAATATATGGTTAAAATAGAGCCATACAATACACAAATTTTGAGTTTGATAAACTTAAGCCGTACCCTGGTGGAACATATTGTGGGtaccaggcttgacagaaactcctctgcgattcTAAAGTGGGTCGATTTTGAGGTTTTTGTAAGGagtaaaaattcaaatcaagtgaaattttcaataatttgagAAGAATGGGCTTCAAATTCAGCACTTTGCAATATTTTTGTCCAAAGTTTCCacaattattattgttatttttgaacAAGCCAGTGTTACTAAgcgtctcaaaaaaaaaaaaaaaaaaaatccaaacgtttCCAGAATATATATATACGATGACCGTTAATAGCTTTTGTTACTAATCGCCTTTCCCGATTCATCATCACCGTGCATCTACGACCAACATCCAGAGTCTTGGTGGCTCTGCCAAGCTTGTTGGCCTCGTAAAAATACCAGTTCCTTCAGCAACATTGTTGTTGCTGCTTCATCATCGCCGTGATACCATAAAACCAAGCAGTCCTATAAGTAATTGTTGCTCCTCGCTTCTGCAATAATGGATCAGCCCTTGACCTCCTCTTCATGCATCTAAGAAAATCTCCCGAATGTTGTTTCTTCCCACTGCTGCTCCATCATCACCACTCCACTATAAATACTGATACTTTGCGTCCTAAGAATGTTTCAAATGCTTTCCACGCCTCGTAGAAAGAAATAGCAGCTCGTTGAATATTCATGTACGTCGACTGTTATTTCTGCACTATCAACGCTGAGACATCCCACTTCTGTACTGCTGCGAACACCAATACAAAACTAaacagttatatttttttaacagaaCATCTAAATCCGCACATAATTTGTAATTCAGAATTATCAGCAAgctctgttttattttttttgttatatgaAATATCTTGGATTTTACATTTAATGCACTTCCTTAGAAGTGATCATTTCTCACTTGAAGTGTAAATTataaaatagaacgatttttcAATGCACTATGTGCTCTTGGCCCCCTCTGGCTAAACTAAAGAACACAGTTCAGTGGTTTGGTTCACCCCgactgaactttttttttggaaaataacaataattCACAGATTACCAACATCCTTCAACATAAATGACAACAAACAGGGAGGAACTAGCACATTCAAAGCTAATGGCTCGATAAGTCGAATTCAAACAGCAGCAATTCCAGCGCAAATTCATCGCTCGAAACACTTTGCAAGACTGACCTGTCATTTGTCTCTTCTCATTTGCTTAGTTTTTCATTGTTACTGAAACTTTATGTCCTGCTGCTTAATTTACATCTTTTGTAGTACATCTCTCAGTCCCTACATTCTCCTCCTGATTTGCTCTCATAATAATCAGATTATcattaaatgaaaaatttaattcatACTGTCTTTCATTTACCCCTTGTTCTCCTTGAAAGAACATACTAAAGGTATTCCAAAAATACtagaacattttgtttcaacattaatatcatcatcataattcctcattcctcactctaattcctcatttctcattcctcattcattTATCATTCCTCATTCATTCATCATTCCTCATTCATTCTCATTCTTAATTCCACATTCCTCAGTTACCACACCTCATTTCTtgttcctcacttctcactcttcattcctcatttctcaaTCTTCACACTGTACTCATTACCCATTTCTTCCTCGTTCCTCACACCTCATACCTCATTTCTCACtgctcattcctcactcctcattcttcactcaTCATTCCTTACTTCTCACTCCTAACTCCTCATTCTTTACTCCTAATTCCCAATTCCTGATACCTCACTCCTCATTACCTATTCCTCACTCCTAGCTTAATCTTAACACCTCACTGCTCATTCTGCACTCCTCAGTCTtcacttctcactcctcattcctcactcttcattcctcatttctcattatTCACTCATTCCTCctttctcactcctcattcctcattcctcctTCCTTATttatcattcctcattccttagTGCGCACTCCTTAGCAGGGTTGCCactagatttttgaaaatgtctggtgagttcaaaataaaaagtcttGCAAAGTCTGGAAGACACCATTGTGCAGGTATACTACTAGACTTGAATTTCGACGGTAACAAACATAATATACAACATAGAAAAAATAGTCTAAATTCATTTCAGCACAATGTTTTAGGCTGTAATGAAAAACATTATAATATTTCAGCCATGGTATTTATCAAATTAGTTTATGTTTATTTACATTCTGGCACACAGATTCTTATGATTGTAAAACATTACAGTCAAAACGATAAATCCCGATGTTTCACCATGTCTGTTTTCAAAACTCTATATCAAATTTATAAATGGAAACTGCACCCATTTTTTCAACGAACAGAAGTGTCTAGGGGAAATAAGATTTAAATGCTTAAATACCATCGCATAATAATCAAAGTCACTAGGATAACCCCTCTactgccatcatcatttttcacaaaataatattttattaacgattattatttttgtatatcAATAGTTTAGCAGTTACTTGGTTACTTGGTTTTTAATATATTCTAGAATTCCTGGGGGAAACGACATTCCCCATATAAAACTCCTTTGGCCGTAATTTTGTTTTActcaatttatcaaaataaaaaaatacatgggAAACACAATATCAGGTTCTAAGGAGATTATCTCATTAAAATCATAAAGATCGGTTAAGTTATCTtcaagaaaactaaaaattacaaaattatgtGGAGCCAAACACATGAATATTCGCTACTCAAAAACGATTGCaccaatttgcttcatttttacaCATCAGGCCCCCAGgctattgttttgaaaagcgaGTAACCAATCATAAGAAAGATTGTAAAGTCTGTGTTATTAAAATAAGTATGGCTACCCGTCGGTCTGTAATGTCTGGCtgaatttgaaaatgtcttGCAAAATGAGTAGTTTGTCTTTTTGTCTATTTCCCGAATAAAAGTCTTGCAgtgccagattaatctggcatAATGGCAACCCTGCTCCTTagtcctcattcctcattccagATTCCTCATTCACTCCTCATTCATTATTCCTAACTCTTGAGGTGAGGTGTTTCTTCATTTTTCATCTCCATTCCACACTCCTCATTCATCACTCCTCATTCATCACTCCTCAATCTTCACACCTCATTTCTCAGAATGGACTCCTCATCCTAAGCAGCACAGTTTCATTCAATTCTAGAAtaaaaattatctcttgaaactaatcaaagttgttaattgttgaaaatatgatttacaattgcactgaatagcaacgcaaagaGCGCAAGAGGCAGAGTCAAATATTTAAGATATATTGAAATTGATTATTTGCTGCAAAATActtaaagaaaataaattaaaacaaaaatatgaatgaGAATCGAACTTCCGATCTCCATATCACCATTCTTCTCATCCGCTCACTACTCCTTCAGCTCTTCGAATAATTGTTTCGCCAATGCATTATAGaagcgaccacatggcccattaatTGAAGCTTGTTGCTAAtgacggctttaggacatttcgaaagacatttggtcgaaagacgtTCGGTcgaatgatatttggtcgaaagtacatttggtcaaacggacatttcgtcgaatggacatttggtcgaatgccttTGGAAAGTATAGTCAAATGAAATTATGTCGACcggacaagattttttgtaatgGTTTATTGGGAAATCATTTTGTCCAACAGATATAGATCTAAACTGGACTTTTCACATTGGATGAAAATTCAGTCAATAATGAATCTGTTTATATGATATTACATACGCTTAATAACGTGGTATATACAACTGTATATATAGTATTAATTATTCTCCACAATTATTTTATATCTCAGCCGTTTTTGGATAGACGGGAcgatttattttaccaaattttgtagAACCCTAAAGGAAATTGTGTCAAATGCTATAGAAATAATTTTTTCACTTCAACCAAAATATTTAGTTACTATAAATTTTCTTTAAACTACGGTACTTTAACGTTGGGAACATAAGGATATgtagaatttatt
It contains:
- the LOC5567906 gene encoding nose resistant to fluoxetine protein 6 codes for the protein MKCVGLLLLSVALLVDGFGSSEFIEDSQYHRMPKMSEIDDYDQCMEDKPRGEISTFCMVRVVIRPDNSSDLWHLIEDVSKDYKIHENHALLERGICMSKCERLVRSLPEAERQAQRVQKFPINFDYILDVPLLKDLPVYKELYSDMVDICVNYNLNANYGLKGYTEVESCDKSNETMQIDLLDQFCLVVIMILLMMVITSSYYDKSLNYSHDVEHYKKDLDSRRNKLLASFSILRNWHRLTYRSQSERSRELRVIQGFRFLTLFGVMWGHIYASYFYIAIQNGLEVEKQSHELLEMLEFEGTRIVQTFFLFGAFMLSVTIMENEAKIAKAPGLLVLLKGICYRYIRLTPAHALMILITATWYPKLQDGPWWKVRAENDRSLCRETWWVNLLYINNFPVRLCMDQTWYLGCDFQLFILGMLLLLAIIRFRRYTKSLLAMAMTAAVIWPAVVVYNSKQEGTYIDAVQYRRFFYAFDKSFTVTAASVPINLGNYLIGMITGMLYLHLRRKNFDLSQKKWSFVAWFLLVPICIGTLLLNAVFYWNDFPKPSLWMSIYFPLSMCSWGILNGIGLLGLIFGAVPMLTRVLNHPIFESLGRLTYSAYLCHLAVLRLILHSTRTPFHVNVTTMLTHTITIAVLSYSMALVLFLLLEQPVVAILYVMFEKTDESNESKDTNTLDHKCPDKTTGYETMYIKASQSKDFNQNVNLL